From Trichoderma atroviride chromosome 1, complete sequence, one genomic window encodes:
- a CDS encoding uncharacterized protein (EggNog:ENOG41): MARACFALPAQAHQALGAKLAVTATVTAGRGLLGAKLQSSPVQPRLDSEIGGYPSSTSVALPEASRVIPIYWADQNSCAHPVLFAVGALAYTMKKAAAMPASLKERSSRLQMFARPKSDNDVNIITNIDVPTTAAAQQNREPGRYQSSGPGLASVAERRELADSARVPVPNGNARQPAIHQRRFSQPPPESVQQSHSQSPSSRHIDIFTGSQLGDSFMNSGLTTPMYEASEAEPDTKRNTIAVPATTSAAPIIRAPPRYNFDKKFPSSGGLAFQIGEDLRMKVVPVSGTKHHNPSYMNDGFNRGAANGYSRPAPPYRTSYTRPDSSPEKQPNLAMREVRLRHVPRTKQIDYDDGQKRSASPAYDSRGRFTRDREDTRPVSRFQGLAEVEMGGRRIDVIDEDENGDQDDGTSTIGGREDGRETPRMKRHLLSPQRAVLENAFTTTMPPFRPSVPKDRKRRRESLDYDDMALSNMNYAELQNEAFDFDPSKVTAHVGTGGGADTLNAKLEQYQHQTEKEQHSMFKNMNADDWEEAGDWFADRFGEIMHKLRVARRNKRRMIQEFEQEAASREEDVRVQTETIDQKLAKMKQDGLRVVNAREGSQQVGK; encoded by the exons ATGGCGCGCGCCTGTTTTGCTCTTCCCGCCCAGGCGCACCAGGCTCTAGGCGCTAAACTCGCTGTGACGGCGACGGTGACAGCTGGACGCGGGCTCTTGGGCGCCAAGCTGCAGTCCAGTCCAGTACAGCCTCGTCTGGATAGCGAGATTGGGGGATATCCATCAAGCACCAGCGTCGCTTTGC CCGAAGCATCTCGAGTGATTCCAATTTACTGGGCCGACCAGAATAGCTGCGCCCACCCGGTTTTGTTTGCTGTTGGCGCTCTCGCCTACACAAtgaaaaaagcagcagccatgccGGCGTCGTTGAAGGAGCGATCAAGTCGGCTGCAGATGTTTGCTCGCCCCAAGTCCGACAACGACGTCAACATCATCACGAACATCGACGTGCCCACAACTGCCGCAGCGCAGCAGAACCGCGAACCAGGGCGCTACCAGAGCTCTGGTCCGGGTCTCGCGTCCGTTGCTGAGCGAAGGGAGCTGGCAGACAGCGCTCGAGTGCCTGTGCCGAATGGAAATGCTCGCCAACCTGCCATACACCAGCGGAGATTCAGCCAGCCACCGCCCGAATCGGTGCAGCAGTCTCATTCGCAGTCTCCATCCAGCCGCCATATCGATATCTTTACCGGCTCCCAATTGGGCGATAGCTTTATGAATTCAGGCCTAACGACGCCAATGTACGAAGCATCAGAAGCCGAGCCGGATACAAAGAGGAACACTATTGCCGTTCCTGCCACTACGTCTGCTGCTCCCATTATCAGAGCTCCTCCTCGCTATAATTTCGACAAGAAGTTTCCTTCCAGCGGCGGTCTCGCCTTTCAGATTGGAGAGGATCTGCGAATGAAGGTGGTGCCGGTCTCGGGCACCAAGCATCACAACCCCTCCTACATGAATGACGGCTTCAATAGAGGCGCCGCCAATGGATATAGCAGACCTGCCCCGCCCTATCGAACGAGCTATACACGGCCAGATTCGTCGCCGGAAAAACAACCCAATCTGGCAATGCGTGAAGTTAGGCTTCGGCATGTGCCAAGAACGAAACAAATCGACTATGACGATGGGCAAAAGAGGAGCGCATCCCCTGCATATGACAGCAGAGGGCGTTTCACGAGGGATAGAGAGGACACTCGCCCTGTATCCAGATTCCAAGGATTGGCAGAGGTTGAGATGGGAGGCAGAAGGATAGACGtgattgatgaagatgagaatggagaccaagatgatggcacATCTACCATAGGTGGCCGGGAGGATGGTCGAGAAACCCCGCGGATGAAGAGGCATCTCTTATCGCCACAGCGAGCTGTTCTTGAAAACGCCTTTACAACAACGATGCCACCTTTTAGGCCGTCAGTGCCAAAGGATAGGAagcggagaagagagagcctTGATTATGATGACATGGCTTTGAGCAACATGAACTACGCTGAACTACAAAATGAGGCATTTGACTTTGACCCCTCCAAGGTAACGGCACATGTTGGCACAGGCGGCGGTGCTGATACTCTCAATGCGAAACTAGAGCAGTACCAACACCAGACTGAGAAAGAACAACACTCGATGTTTAAGAATATGAATGCTGATGACTGGGAGGAAGCTGGGGACTGGTTTGCTGACCGGTTCGGCGAGATTATGCACAAGCTGAGAGTGGCCAGACGGAATAAGCGTCGAATGATTCAAGAATTTGAACAAGAGGCAGCCTCtcgggaagaagatgtccgGGTGCAGACGGAGACGATTGACCAGAAACTGGCCAAAATGAAGCAAGACGGCCTGCGCGTGGTCAACGCTAGGGAGGGGAGCCAGCAGGTCGGCAAGTGA
- a CDS encoding uncharacterized protein (EggNog:ENOG41~SECRETED:SignalP(1-30)~TransMembrane:3 (o13-31i87-106o126-146i)), with the protein MWRQILNGSFSPLFFRLVVIIMSTVALAIAIRTEQDTRVRGDGAERTQSVFAIVVDCVSIPFNGYMIWDEYTGKPIGLRSAFSKMSLILLDLFFIIFKSACTALAFEHVIYHEFGDEDIMGLSEGLASVMLLGLVAWTVNLTVNIFRVVDRLGGREEETR; encoded by the coding sequence ATGTGGCGCCAAATATTGAATGGCTCCTTCTCTCCCTTGTTCTTCCGATtggtcgtcatcatcatgtcCACAGTAGCCTTGGCGATTGCCATCAGGACCGAGCAGGACACTAGGGTCCGAGGCGATGGCGCTGAGCGCACGCAGTCTGTATTTGCAATTGTGGTGGACTGCGTATCTATCCCCTTCAACGGATATATGATATGGGACGAGTATACGGGGAAGCCTATTGGTCTACGctctgccttttccaagATGTCTCTCATACTTCTTGACCTGTTCTTCATCATTTTCAAGTCAGCATGCACAGCTCTGGCGTTTGAGCACGTCATCTACCACGAATTTGGGGACGAGGATATTATGGGGCTATCCGAGGGCCTTGCATCCGTCAtgcttctcggccttgtcgCGTGGACTGTCAATTTGACTGTCAATATTTTCCGAGTGGTTGACCGGCTGGGGGGCCGCGAGGAGGAAACTAGATGA